The Arachis ipaensis cultivar K30076 chromosome B03, Araip1.1, whole genome shotgun sequence region GCTCTTCATTTCCCCTAATAAATCTTCGAAGCCAAAGCCTTTTTCCAAGCGGTGGTTGTGCTTGACGATCTCCAACTCGGCCGAGTTTAACTCACTGGAATCGGAGACACTAAAGACACTGGAATGGAGCTCCGTGTGCAAGCAGGTGGCGGCATTCACCTCCACATCCATGGGCTCCTCTGTCGCCAACAACGCCCGCTTTCCCGTCGGCCGCTCACCTCAGGAGAGCCAGATGCTTCTCGATCAAACCACGGCGGCGAGGCTCGTCTCTCGGCCGCCGGACTTCTCCGAAATTGAGGACATATCGGAGATTGTCGCCGTCGCCAGTTCCGGCCAGCTGCTAACCATCCGAGAGCTCTGTACCGTTCGTCGCACGCTTAAAGCCGTTAGGGAGGTGTTCCAGTATTTGGAACAGTTGGCTTCGGATTCTAATAATCCAGAGAGGTATAGATCTCTGAACCTTTTTGGCAATTGGTTCATAAATTTTactccttttaaaactttttcgtATTATTCTGCTAGTTCAGTGAAATTGCTTGGTTTCATCTTTAAGGTGAATAAGAGTTagaattgttttatttttaatatcaGTAAATGTTTTTTATTCTATTATCCAATGATATGTTAACTCATCATCAGAACAAAAGGGGGGAAAGAGGAAAGAAGTGTTGGGGGGGATGGATTGTGTTATTACTTTCATAATAATCTTAAATCCTAATACTTGTTCGACTGAATAGATTGTCCAATTATCAGGACAAAAGATTTAGATATATGCTTTTGGTGTCAACCATTACTTGGAGTAGTAACCTATGTGGTTTTtattactttcattttattttctaattctaTTGGTATGAAGTTATAAAACCTAGCTTTCCCTAATGTTCAAGGCATTTTCTTAGTCGGATTCAGTTCATAAGCAGCTTCTTTTATGCATTTGGCTAGCTATTGTATTTTTCTTTGACAAAGTTTGAAGCATAGATCATATGGTAGTGGATTCTCATGGTATGCATAGTGTAGTACTCAAATAACTTTATCCATGCAATTGTTTCCAATTAGGTACTCTCCACTTCTCGAAATATTGCAACATTGTAATTTCCAAGTGGGCTTGGAGCAGAAAATAGAGTTTTGCATAGATTGCAACCTTTTTGTTATTCTTGATAGAGCAAGTGAAGAGCTGGAGATAATCAGATCAGAAAGAAAGAGGAATATAGAAAATTTGGATTCTTTGTTAAGGGAAGTATCTTCTCGAATATTTCACGCTGGGGGTATTGACAGACCATTAATTACTCAGCGTCGATCTAGAATGTGTATTGGTATTAGAGCTTCCCATAGATACTTGCTTCCAGATGGTATAGTTCTGAATGTTAGCAGTTCTGGAGCAACATACTTTATGGAACCCAAAGAGGCAATAGATCTTAACAACATGGAAGTTAGACTTTCAAACTCCGAGAAGATTGAGGAAAGAGCAATTTTGAGTTTGCTCGCATCTGAAATTGCAAATTCAAAACAGGAGATAAATGATTTATTGGACAAGATTCTTGAAgttgatcttgcttttgcaagggCAGCTTATGCTCAATGGCTGAATGGGGTATGTCCTACTTTCAGTTTAAGCAATTTTGAAGGCTGTGATTCCGTTGAAGAGAACAATGATTTAACAGTAAATATTGACGGTATAAGGCATCCATTACTTCTGGAGTCCTCTCTAAAAAACTTTAAAGATGGTCTTGCACTAGGATGTGTAAATGATGCTGATGTGGGTAATGGAAATGGAGCTCTGAAATCTAAAAGTATGTCAAAAGGTACGTATGAATTCCCTGTGCCAGTGGACTTTAAAATTAGACAGGGAACCAGAGTGGTGGTCATCTCAGGACCTAACACTGGAGGGAAAACAGCTTCCATGAAAACGTTGGGCCTGGCGTCGCTTATGTCGAAGGCTGGAATGCATTTGCCTGCCCAGAACTGTCCAAAACTGCCTTGGTTTGATGTTATCCTGGCAGATATTGGAGATCACCAGGTAGTATCTGAACTATAATTTGACCCATAATGACTTTAATTTGATATGGTCTCATTTGCATGCCTGATCCTTTTTTCCCCACCTCTCCATATTGAAGTCCCTTGAACAAAATCTATCAACTTTTAGTGGGCACATCTCACGTATCTGCAAGATTTTGGAAGTGGCCTCGAAAGAGTCACTTGTTCTTATTGATGAAATTGGCAGTGGAACTGATCCTTCAGAAGGTGTAGCCCTTTCTACCAGTATCTTGCAATATCTGAAGGAACGTGTTAATGTGGCTGTTGTAACTACTCATTATGCTGATCTAAGTAGAATGAAGGAAAAGGATACCGGTTTTGACAATGCAGCAATGGAATTTTCACTTGAAACATTACAACCAACTTATAAGATCCTATGGGGATCCACTGGTGATTCTAATGCATTGAACATAGCACAGTCAATTGGCTTTGACAGAAATATAATTGATCGTGCACATACATGGGTAGAGAAGTTAAAGCCAGAACAGCAGCAAGAGAGGAGAGGGATGCTCTATCAATCATTACAGGAGGAGAGAAACCGATTAAAAACTCAGGCTGAAAAGGCAGCAGCCATTCATGCAGAAATTTTGAACACATACTACGAGGTAGAATCTTGATGTTTCTCTGGAAAAGGCAGCATCCGTTCTTTGTTTCTTGATTCCAATTTATGTTCCTTGTTCCACATAGTATTATAAATTCGTAATTAAAGTTCTCAAACCTGTTATAATAGANNNNNNNNNNNNNNNNNNNNNNNNNNNNNNNNNNNNNNNNNNNNNNNNNNNNNNNNNNNNNNNNNNNNNNNNNNNNNNNNNNNNNNNNNNNNNNNNNNNNNNATCAATCAGCACA contains the following coding sequences:
- the LOC107631236 gene encoding uncharacterized protein LOC107631236, producing MQLSSCTISCSRKLFISPNKSSKPKPFSKRWLCLTISNSAEFNSLESETLKTLEWSSVCKQVAAFTSTSMGSSVANNARFPVGRSPQESQMLLDQTTAARLVSRPPDFSEIEDISEIVAVASSGQLLTIRELCTVRRTLKAVREVFQYLEQLASDSNNPERYSPLLEILQHCNFQVGLEQKIEFCIDCNLFVILDRASEELEIIRSERKRNIENLDSLLREVSSRIFHAGGIDRPLITQRRSRMCIGIRASHRYLLPDGIVLNVSSSGATYFMEPKEAIDLNNMEVRLSNSEKIEERAILSLLASEIANSKQEINDLLDKILEVDLAFARAAYAQWLNGVCPTFSLSNFEGCDSVEENNDLTVNIDGIRHPLLLESSLKNFKDGLALGCVNDADVGNGNGALKSKSMSKGTYEFPVPVDFKIRQGTRVVVISGPNTGGKTASMKTLGLASLMSKAGMHLPAQNCPKLPWFDVILADIGDHQSLEQNLSTFSGHISRICKILEVASKESLVLIDEIGSGTDPSEGVALSTSILQYLKERVNVAVVTTHYADLSRMKEKDTGFDNAAMEFSLETLQPTYKILWGSTGDSNALNIAQSIGFDRNIIDRAHTWVEKLKPEQQQERRGMLYQSLQEERNRLKTQAEKAAAIHAEILNTYYEIQDEAEDLDKREMELMAKEAQLVQQELMDAKSQIETLIQKFEKQLKIADRDKLSSLIRETESAIASIVKAHTPADSFPISEADRASYTPQLGEQVHVKGLGGKLATVAESPGNDDTILVQYGKVKVRVKKSSIRAVPSSGKNVVTGYSALQGRQDGELRRNSETNSNIEPSYGPVVRTSKNTVDLRGMRLKEASIKLEMAITECRPYSVLFIVHGMGTGAIKERALEILRNHPRVTNYEPENPMNYGCTIAYVK